One window of the Paenibacillus beijingensis genome contains the following:
- the motA gene encoding flagellar motor stator protein MotA has protein sequence MEKSTVIGVVLGLTAVVGGMILKGAPLSSFMNPAAFVIIIVGTAAALCVGFPLSELAKFPKLVKLIFTQPQLISRQNLIELFMEWASITRREGLLALEAKVEDIEDSFLRNGMRMIIDGNDQEFVRDVLLEDIAATEERHRAGALIFSQAGTYAPTLGVLGAVVGLIAALSDMSDMEKLAHAIAGAFMATLFGIFTGYVLWHPIANKLKRISKREMDLKLMMVEGLLSIQSGVSTIAISQKLAVFLTPTEREQMQQKEGTLVGQEA, from the coding sequence ATGGAAAAATCCACTGTGATCGGTGTTGTACTCGGTTTGACAGCCGTAGTCGGAGGCATGATTTTGAAAGGAGCTCCTTTAAGCAGCTTTATGAATCCTGCCGCTTTCGTCATTATTATTGTCGGTACCGCAGCCGCGCTGTGTGTCGGCTTCCCTTTATCGGAACTTGCCAAATTCCCCAAACTGGTCAAGCTGATCTTTACCCAGCCGCAGCTGATCTCGCGCCAAAATCTGATCGAACTGTTCATGGAATGGGCGAGCATTACACGCCGCGAAGGACTGCTGGCATTGGAAGCGAAGGTTGAGGATATCGAAGATTCGTTTCTTCGCAACGGCATGCGGATGATTATTGACGGCAACGACCAGGAATTTGTGCGGGATGTGCTGCTTGAAGATATCGCCGCAACCGAAGAGCGGCACCGCGCCGGGGCGCTTATTTTCTCGCAGGCCGGCACGTACGCCCCTACGCTCGGGGTGCTTGGCGCTGTAGTCGGGCTCATTGCCGCACTCTCTGATATGAGCGATATGGAAAAGCTGGCGCACGCCATCGCCGGCGCATTTATGGCGACGCTGTTCGGTATTTTTACCGGCTATGTGCTGTGGCATCCGATCGCCAACAAGCTGAAGCGGATCTCCAAGCGCGAAATGGATCTGAAACTGATGATGGTGGAAGGGCTGCTCTCGATTCAGTCCGGCGTCTCTACCATCGCGATCAGCCAGAAGCTCGCCGTCTTCCTGACGCCTACGGAACGGGAGCAGATGCAGCAGAAAGAAGGGACGCTCGTTGGCCAAGAAGCATAG